The genomic DNA CAGAAGACACCCAatcattacactgaaaaaaatgattcattgaatttaatcaattttttttaagtaagtggttgcaatcagttTGTttgagctacatttaaacaaaaaagataagtaacgtaaaataaaatataaaacttttgtttaaatgtagcttaagtGGGTTGATTGCAGCCACTTACCTTAAGAAAATTggttaaattcaattaatcatttttttcagtgtattgcAAGCACCCCTCAAATTCTTTTGAAGGTAAATATGTAATGTTTTCAGGTTCCTTACAAAAGTTTTATTCTCATCCATTTTGTTTTGCACAGGTTAAAGATGCCACACCCACCAACCCATTGACCTCGGAAAGAGTCTATAACATCCCCATTAATCATCCAAGATGAACACCTCAGAGCTCACCGCCCTGTCTCTCTTGGCCTTCTCCATCAACTCCAGCTCTGTCCCTTACCCGTTCAATGCCACTGAGACCCCATCCCACACGAAGCCGAAAGCATGCGAGCAGCTCAACATCGCCACCGAGGTGTTCCTCATCCTTGGTATCGTGAGCCTTTTGGAAAACATCTTGGTCATCTGTGCCATcgtgaaaaacaaaaacttgcaCTCGCCCATGTACTTCTTCGTGTGCAGCCTGGCTGTGGCCGACATGCTGGTGAGCGTCTCCAACGCCTGGGAAACCATCGTCATCTACTTGCTCACCAACCGACAGCTGGTGGTGGAAGACCACTTCATCAGACAGATGGACAACGTCTTTGACTCAATGATCTGCATTTCTGTGGTAGCATCCATGTGCAGCCTTTTGGCTATAGCTGTGGATCGCTATGTTACCATTTTTTATGCTTTGCGGTACCACAACATCATGACAGTGCGACGGGCAGCCCTAATCATCGGAGGCATATGGACCTTCTGCACAGGCTGTGGCATTGTCTTCATCATCTATTCTGACAATACATCCGTCATTGTGTGTTTGGTCTCCATGTTCTTCATCATGCTGGCGCTCATGGCTTCTCTCTACAGTCACATGTTCATGTTGGCCCGATCTCACGTCAAGCGCATCGCTGCCCTGCCGGGCTACAACTCCATCCACCAGCGTGCCAGTATGAAAGCAGCTGTCACCCTAACTATTCTCCTGGGCATCTTCATCGTATGCTGGGCTCCATTCTTTCTCCACCTCATCCTCATGATCTCCTGTCCTAGAAACCTCTACTGTATGTGCTTCATGTCTCATTTCAACATGTACCTCATCCTCATTATGTGCAACTCCGTCATCGACCCGCTTATTTACGCTTTTAGAAGCCAAGAGATGCGGAAAACCCTTAAGGAGATTATCTGCTGCTATAGCCTGAGGAATGCATTTGGGATGTCCAGGTAACATCAAACCGGGAGTAAAATAAGTGATGGATTATCACAGCACTAATGGACCTTTTGAAGAATTCCAATTACTGGCTGATCTAGATTATTGTCTAGACACGA from Misgurnus anguillicaudatus chromosome 20, ASM2758022v2, whole genome shotgun sequence includes the following:
- the mc5ra gene encoding melanocortin 5a receptor, whose translation is MNTSELTALSLLAFSINSSSVPYPFNATETPSHTKPKACEQLNIATEVFLILGIVSLLENILVICAIVKNKNLHSPMYFFVCSLAVADMLVSVSNAWETIVIYLLTNRQLVVEDHFIRQMDNVFDSMICISVVASMCSLLAIAVDRYVTIFYALRYHNIMTVRRAALIIGGIWTFCTGCGIVFIIYSDNTSVIVCLVSMFFIMLALMASLYSHMFMLARSHVKRIAALPGYNSIHQRASMKAAVTLTILLGIFIVCWAPFFLHLILMISCPRNLYCMCFMSHFNMYLILIMCNSVIDPLIYAFRSQEMRKTLKEIICCYSLRNAFGMSR